One part of the Phragmites australis chromosome 3, lpPhrAust1.1, whole genome shotgun sequence genome encodes these proteins:
- the LOC133911321 gene encoding hevamine-A-like codes for MATYSSYSLVACLFIVFLLSSAPRSHGGSIAIYWGQNGNEGTLAETCGTGNYAFVNIAFLCSFGSGQIPQLNLAGHCDPYSNACTNLTTDIKFCQSKGVKVMLSIGGGAGGYSLNSKQDAFKLAQYIWNNFLGGQSDKRPLGDAVLDGVDFDIEGGNPDYYGALAAYLKAYSGKGKEVYLSAAPQCPFPDQWVGKALQTGLFDYVWVQFYNNPPCQYTQGSMANLMNSWNQWTTGINAKYIFLGLPAAPDAAGTGFIPVGSLESQVLPALKNSTKYGGVMLWSKFYDDQDGYSSAIKNSV; via the coding sequence ATGGCCACTTACAGTTCCTACTCCCTTGTTGCCTGCCTCTTCATCGTCTTCCTTTTATCCTCAGCTCCCAGGAGCCATGGCGGCAGCATTGCCATCTACTGGGGCCAGAACGGCAATGAGGGTACCCTTGCCGAGACATGCGGCACTGGCAACTACGCCTTCGTCAACATTGCCTTCCTCTGCAGCTTCGGCTCAGGGCAGATCCCACAGCTAAACCTCGCAGGCCACTGCGACCCCTACTCCAATGCTTGCACCAACCTCACCACAGACATCAAGTTCTGCCAGTCCAAGGGTGTCAAGGTCATGCTTTCCATCGGTGGAGGCGCTGGAGGCTACTCGCTCAACTCCAAGCAAGATGCTTTCAAGCTTGCCCAGTATATCTGGAACAATTTCCTCGGTGGACAATCAGATAAGAGGCCACTTGGCGATGCAGTGCTTGATGGTGTGGACTTTGATATCGAGGGAGGAAACCCAGACTACTACGGAGCCCTTGCGGCATATCTCAAAGCCTACAGTGGCAAGGGGAAGGAGGTGTACCTATCAGCAGCGCCGCAGTGTCCTTTCCCAGATCAGTGGGTCGGCAAAGCCCTTCAGACAGGGCTCTTTGACTATGTGTGGGTTCAGTTCTACAACAACCCACCTTGCCAATACACACAGGGGAGCATGGCCAACCTGATGAATTCCTGGAACCAGTGGACAACAGGGATCAATGCTAAATATATCTTCCTCGGGTTGCCAGCTGCACCAGATGCGGCAGGAACTGGGTTCATACCAGTGGGGAGCCTCGAGTCTCAGGTGCTTCCGGCATTGAAGAACTCAACCAAGTATGGGGGCGTGATGCTGTGGTCCAAGTTCTACGATGACCAGGATGGATACAGCTCGGCCATCAAGAACTCAGTCTGA